The Colias croceus chromosome 18, ilColCroc2.1 genome has a window encoding:
- the LOC123699636 gene encoding 3'-5' ssDNA/RNA exonuclease TatD, with protein sequence MTSEECQISEELKGCYENLIVIDIGANLTNKKYGRDLDSVVQRAKDAGVQKIMVTGTSVRSSKEALRLTRLYPSTIYSTAGVHPHDAKSMVDEELWSELQATAAAPECVAVGECGLNYSKDFSEPRVQRDAFKRQVEIACELRKPLFVHEKEAQDDLIAILDEFANKLPPVVIHSFTGTVEQGIRYIEKGFYLGITGYICKDKSDGGIRRLLSERILPLDKLLVETDSPFMYPNMRASKLPLHVKDSLTERSMNFVNRYCTFQRNEPCALPAIVELVAGFRGEKPEDVALATAFNALKLFGLSQ encoded by the exons ATGACGTCTGAAGAATGCCAGATTTCCGAGGAACTGAAGGGATGTTACGAGAATCTTATTGTAATCGACATTGGCGCAAACTTGACGAACAAGAAATATGGCCGTGATCTGGATTCAGTAGTGCAAAGGGCAAAAGATGCAG GTGTCCAAAAGATAATGGTCACAGGCACATCAGTGAGGAGCAGCAAGGAAGCACTTAGGTTAACTCGACTCTACCCCAGCACAATATATTCGACAGcag GTGTACACCCGCATGACGCCAAATCTATGGTGGACGAAGAACTCTGGTCCGAGTTACAAGCGACAGCGGCGGCGCCCGAGTGCGTGGCGGTCGGCGAGTGCGGTCTCAACTATAGCAAGGACTTCAGTGAGCCGCGCGTGCAACGGGACGCGTTTAAGCGGCAG GTAGAAATCGCGTGCGAACTGCGAAAACCGCTCTTCGTGCACGAAAAAGAGGCCCAAGACGACCTTATCGCAATCCTGGACGAATTTGCCAATAAACTACCGCCTGTAGTGATACACTCGTTCACGGGAACAGTCGAACAGGGCATCAGATATATAGAGAAGGGCTTCTATTTGGGCATTACGGGATATATTTGTAAGGACAAGTCCGATGGAGGCATTAGGAGGCTATTATCAGAGAGGATTCTGCCGCTAGATAAGCTATTGGTCGAGACTGATTCCCCGTTCATGTATCCGAATATGAGGGCCTCGAAACTGCCGCTGCACGTCAAGGATTCGCTCACTGAGAG ATCGATGAACTTCGTGAACCGCTACTGTACGTTCCAACGCAACGAGCCTTGCGCGTTACCAGCTATAGTGGAACTTGTGGCTGGCTTCCGCGGTGAGAAACCGGAGGATGTTGCACTTGCCACTGCTTTCAATGCGCTCAAGCTCTTTGGGTTGAGTCAGTAG